A stretch of the Lolium perenne isolate Kyuss_39 chromosome 3, Kyuss_2.0, whole genome shotgun sequence genome encodes the following:
- the LOC127327149 gene encoding S-adenosylmethionine synthase 1, whose protein sequence is MAAETFLFTSESVNEGHPDKLCDQVSDAVLDACLAQDADSKVACETCTKTNMVMVFGEITTKATVDYEKIVRDTCRNIGFISDDVGLDADRCKVLVNIEQQSPDIAQGVHGHFTKRPEDIGAGDQGIMFGYATDETPELMPLSHVLATKIGARLTEVRKNGTCAWVRPDGKTQVTVEYRNDGGAMVPIRVHTVLISTQHDETVTNDEIAADLKEHVIKPVIPAQYLDEKTIFHLNPSGRFVIGGPHGDAGLTGRKIIIDTYGGWGAHGGGAFSGKDPTKVDRSGAYIARQAAKSIVASKLARRVIVQISYAIGVPEPLSVFVDTYGTGTIPDKDILKIVKENFDFRPGMISINLDLKKGGNRFIKTAAYGHFGREDPDFTWEVVKPLKFDKAAA, encoded by the coding sequence ATGGCGGCCGAGACTTTCCTCTTCACCTCCGAGTCCGTCAACGAGGGTCACCCTGACAAGCTCTGCGACCAGGTCTCCGACGCCGTGCTCGACGCTTGCTTGGCGCAGGACGCCGACAGCAAGGTTGCTTGCGAGACATGCACcaagaccaacatggtcatggtcTTCGGTGAGATCACCACCAAGGCTACCGTCGACTATGAGAAGATTGTGCGCGACACCTGCCGCAACATTGGCTTCATCTCCGATGATGTTGGCCTTGACGCTGACCGCTGCAAGGTGCTTGTCAACATCGAGCAGCAGTCTCCTGACATCGCCCAGGGTGTGCACGGACACTTCACCAAGCGCCCTGAGGACATCGGTGCCGGTGACCAGGGCATCATGTTTGGGTATGCCACTGATGAGACACCCGAGCTGATGCCCCTCAGCCACGTGCTTGCCACCAAGATCGGCGCTCGCCTCACCGAGGTGCGCAAGAACGGCACCTGCGCCTGGGTCAGGCCTGACGGCAAGACCCAGGTCACTGTTGAGTACCGCAACGATGGGGGTGCCATGGTCCCCATCCGCGTGCACACCGTCCTCATCTCCACCCAGCACGACGAGACCGTCACCAATGATGAGATTGCTGCTGACCTCAAGGAGCATGTTATCAAGCCGGTCATCCCAGCGCAGTACCTCGACGAGAAGACCATATTCCACTTGAACCCATCTGGTCGCTTTGTCATTGGTGGCCCTCATGGAGATGCTGGCCTCACTGGTCGCAAGATCATCATCGACACCTATGGTGGCTGGGGAGCCCACGGTGGTGGTGCTTTCTCTGGCAAGGACCCAACCAAGGTTGACCGCAGTGGTGCCTACATTGCCAGGCAGGCCGCCAAGAGCATTGTCGCCAGCAAGCTTGCACGCCGTGTCATCGTGCAGATCTCGTACGCCATTGGTGTGCCTGAGCCCTTGTCTGTCTTTGTCGACACCTACGGTACCGGCACCATCCCTGACAAGGATATCCTCAAGATTGTCAAGGAGAACTTTGACTTCAGGCCTGGGATGATCAGCATCAACCTTGACTTGAAGAAGGGTGGCAACAGGTTCATCAAGACTGCTGCCTATGGCCATTTTGGCCGTGAGGACCCTGACTTCACCTGGGAGGTGGTGAAGCCACTCAAGTTTGACAAGGCTGCTGCTTAA